TCATTATCGCCATTTCGGCAATTGAAAAAATCATCCGGTATGGCAATAACCAATTAAAAATAGTGGTCAGTCCCAATTCCGAAGTCGATATCATTATCGGCAAAAATAAGGCCGCGGAATTCAAACAATGGTTAAATCTGTAAGGACCTTACTTTTTTAAGCTTTCGGGATTTCGTTTTTTCAAGTGTAACACATAGGTGGCATTGACACCAATATGTAATCCCCCGGGCCGAAAGTGAAAGTTATTTGGATTGAAAAGATAGCTCGAAATGTCATCAAAGCTTTTGGCGTTTGACATGGAAAACTGCATGATCAAATCACCAACCTCCCAATTTACTCCCAAAGAAAACAAATTGAAACCTTCCTCACCCTCGTTCCTTCCGAATAGATATCCATATTCCGAAGCCAAGGATACATGGTTACCCAATTTGTACCTGGCCCCAAATCCCATAAGAAACAAATCCTTCTGGTCGGATACCGGTTGACCACTTCCCGAATGTATGTAGGTAGGTGATACTTGAAAAGAAAAATTCCTATCAAATTTCCTGGCAATGATCGCCTGGGTTACATAGGACAATCGTTCCGAAGAATTTAGGGGTAGACTATAACGAAGGAAATCCCTGCTGAAATAAGAGGCCCCCTGTACCAGGGTAATTCCAATAGGAACGTTTTTATCTTGTCGTTGCCGTACCAGACGGTACTTTGCAAAACCATTCAAAATTCCATCATAGGAAGTAATTCCCCCCCCAAAGGTAAATCTATCCGAAAGTGCATATTGCATGCCAAAATGTCCAGAAAACTTATCAGCAGCAAAACTTTGGCTGTTATCGTTATTGGGGATATTCCAATATCTGGTACCCAAGATGAATTCCAAGGTGCCCTTTTTACGTGTTTCCACGGACTGTGTCAGGACCACCCTGTTGGTTTTAAAAATCGCTTGGGTATATATGGGCATTTTGGGGGATTCCTTTTCCAAAATATCCAATAATTCCTGGCCATTGACCCCAACCATAAAAAAGAATGTCAGACAAAAGGGTACTAAAAACAATGGTTTACTCTTCATAGGGCACATATTCAAATCGGAACATAACTTGTATCTCTTTGGAAATATTCGGGACCAACAACGGTGGTACTTTAATGTCGAAATCATCTATGGAAACATTGAAATCACCGGAAAGTACCAAGTTATTGTTTTCATTTTCAATACTGATCTTTAGCGCGATCGTTTTCTGGACACCATGAAAATCCATAATACCATCCACAAATTTAGGGGCGGTCGTCTCCCAAACGCCATCAAAGTCATTGATTTTTCCTGAAAATGTCAGTTTTGGATAGGTATCGGATTCCACATAGCTCTCATTGAAATGCTCTTCCATTAGGGCCTTTTTAAATACAAAGGCGCGCATAAGCATTTGCACAGCAATTTCCCCACTGTTTTCATCCACAATGCTGACAACTTGATTGTTGGTCGCTTCTATATTTTCAACGGCCGTATACGAAAAGAAGGAGACCTTTCCCTGTCTGCATATAAGGTTGCCGCTATACTGACCGTATAGGCCCAAATGCAGCAATAAAATGAGAACCAGTGTGCTATTCTTTTGGTTTTTCATTGATCGGTACGCAATTTAACATTATTACATCTAGCAGGTATCCCTTACAGATACCCCTCAAGGTTATGGTATCCCCAACGGCAAGGTTTTCTATATATAACCCTTGGGGGGACATGTCACACATAACAAAACTTTTGGTTGAATTTTTACTTTTTAGTAGTATGGTATGCCTATTGTTCAGAAAGGAAATCCCTTGGATTACTCCTTTGACTTCAATTACTTTTTCCACTAGTGTAGCGGTGGCGTAACTTTCGTCGCTTTGAAACATTCCTATTAAATCATCGGTGTTGAGTATGGTTGCCTTTTCCAAAGTGGAAACTTGAACTTGGGCAGGCTTTTGGATTTCATAATAGACATAGACAGCGCACAAGAAGACAATTGCCATCAATCCATACAAAACTATTTTGAGCTTTACCTGTGTCCGCACTGTATCAATTCTTTAAAAACGGGTAAGGCCATTATGTTGACACTTACCCGCTTCTTCATAGCAACAATGTTTCCCATTGATGCCACAAATGAAGCAATACCTTATACAAAATAAGACAAGAAATTGGTTGAAAAGGAATCCTGGGGTTTAAAAGTGAATAGGACTTCCTTGAATCAAATGTGCCAATTGCCCCATATACCTATTAATCCGCCGATTTATAGATAAACTCCACAATCCTATCCGGACCAATGAATCCAGTTCCATGGGTGGCGTCCCATTCCTTTGAAAGACCCATTTTTTGGGTCTCTTCCAAGGAATTTCCATCATTTCGTGCTTTTATTATCCGCTCCCTCAAAGCGGTCAACACATTTTTATAGCTTTCCAAATCATTCTTACCGGCCACTTTTCCATGCCCTGGAATAATTTTGGTTTCCTCGTCCACCATTCCCAATACCATACTCACATTACTGATCAGGCCGTCAATATCACCACCGGAATTTAAATCGATATAGGGATAGCGACCTTCAAAAAAGTTGTCTCCCATGTGCAGTACATTATCTTCCGGGAAATAATAATAGGAGTCCCCATCGGTGTGGGCATCGTTGACGTGCATGGCATACATGGTTTTCCCATTCCCCAAATGGAGCGTCATTTTATCGTTAAAGGTGATAACCGGAAGGGCATCTTCCGGTGAGGGTTCCGAAATACGTCCACCCCCCCTATCTTGTTTGGAGGACATCCGTTTTCGAACATTGTCATGGGCAATGATCAATGCCCCCTGCTTGGCCATATTTCCATTACCTCCCGTATGATCTCCATGCCAATGGGTATTTAGCACAAATTTTACAGGTTTCGCCGTGATGCTTTTGATATGGGCAAGGATTTTATCGGTCAACGGGCCAAATTGATCATCAATGACATAGGCATGCGCTTCCCCAATGGCCAAACCGATATTGCCACCGGAACCAAAGAGCACATGGATATTGTCCGAGAGTTTTTCCGAAGTAATCTCAACTTTGCTAAAATCCCGTTGGGCGTGCATTAAACCCATGAAAAAAAGGAAGTAAAAGGTAAAGGTCAATTTCATTTTAGAAGAATTAGCTGTTCCCTAAAATAGCATTATTTGACCGTTTTTGGACGTATTTGCCCCTAACCTTTTGGTTGGCTCAAGATAAACTTGCCAAACTCTTCTCCAAAGTGCTTATTTTGGCCGTAGCATCGGCGGCTTTTTTACGTTCCAGTTCCACCACTTGTGGAGGGGCGTTGTCCACAAAACGCTTATTGGAAAGCTTTTTTTGAACCGATTGTAAAAATCCACGGGTATACTTAAGCTCTTCATTGATCTTTTGAATCTCCGCTTCTACATCAATGGCCCCGGAAATGGGTATGAAGTACTCGTTACTTCTTACCCGAAAGCTCAAAGCACCATCCACAGTGTGGCCCACAGTTTCAATTTCTTCAATATTTCCCAGTTTTCTAACGATGGCATCCAGTTTTCCGGAAGTATCCGAAGTTGTCAGTTCCATCAATTTCAGGGCATCTTTATTGGGAATATTTTTTTCCTTGCGAATGGTTCGTATACCTACGATTACTTCTTTGGCATAATCAAATTGTTCAATGATCTTTTTATCGGATTCGAGTTTCTTTGGCCAATCCGCAATACAAAGGGCCTCTTCAACACTGCGCTCCTTCATATGTTGCCATACTTCTTCCGTCAAAAATGGCATGAATGGGTGCAACAACTTTAGGTTCTGCTCAAAAAGTGCAATGACCATGTCCAGGGTCTTCCTATCAATAGGCTGTTGGTAGGCTGGTTTAACAATTTCCAATAGCCAAGAGCAGAAATCCTCCCAAACAAGTTTGTACATGGACATTAGGGCAT
The sequence above is a segment of the Muricauda sp. SCSIO 64092 genome. Coding sequences within it:
- a CDS encoding DUF5777 family beta-barrel protein — translated: MKSKPLFLVPFCLTFFFMVGVNGQELLDILEKESPKMPIYTQAIFKTNRVVLTQSVETRKKGTLEFILGTRYWNIPNNDNSQSFAADKFSGHFGMQYALSDRFTFGGGITSYDGILNGFAKYRLVRQRQDKNVPIGITLVQGASYFSRDFLRYSLPLNSSERLSYVTQAIIARKFDRNFSFQVSPTYIHSGSGQPVSDQKDLFLMGFGARYKLGNHVSLASEYGYLFGRNEGEEGFNLFSLGVNWEVGDLIMQFSMSNAKSFDDISSYLFNPNNFHFRPGGLHIGVNATYVLHLKKRNPESLKK
- a CDS encoding OB-fold putative lipoprotein is translated as MRTQVKLKIVLYGLMAIVFLCAVYVYYEIQKPAQVQVSTLEKATILNTDDLIGMFQSDESYATATLVEKVIEVKGVIQGISFLNNRHTILLKSKNSTKSFVMCDMSPQGLYIENLAVGDTITLRGICKGYLLDVIMLNCVPINEKPKE
- a CDS encoding YceI family protein, coding for MKNQKNSTLVLILLLHLGLYGQYSGNLICRQGKVSFFSYTAVENIEATNNQVVSIVDENSGEIAVQMLMRAFVFKKALMEEHFNESYVESDTYPKLTFSGKINDFDGVWETTAPKFVDGIMDFHGVQKTIALKISIENENNNLVLSGDFNVSIDDFDIKVPPLLVPNISKEIQVMFRFEYVPYEE
- a CDS encoding MBL fold metallo-hydrolase is translated as MKLTFTFYFLFFMGLMHAQRDFSKVEITSEKLSDNIHVLFGSGGNIGLAIGEAHAYVIDDQFGPLTDKILAHIKSITAKPVKFVLNTHWHGDHTGGNGNMAKQGALIIAHDNVRKRMSSKQDRGGGRISEPSPEDALPVITFNDKMTLHLGNGKTMYAMHVNDAHTDGDSYYYFPEDNVLHMGDNFFEGRYPYIDLNSGGDIDGLISNVSMVLGMVDEETKIIPGHGKVAGKNDLESYKNVLTALRERIIKARNDGNSLEETQKMGLSKEWDATHGTGFIGPDRIVEFIYKSAD